In Symphalangus syndactylus isolate Jambi chromosome 14, NHGRI_mSymSyn1-v2.1_pri, whole genome shotgun sequence, one DNA window encodes the following:
- the PRSS27 gene encoding serine protease 27 isoform X1 produces the protein MFGCVWSFFLLVGSRSRWLRSEAADVLGSQGVKAATACGQPRMLNRMVGGQDAQEGEWPWQVSIQRNGSHFCGGSLIAERWVLTAAHCFPNTSEMSLYEVLLGARQLVQPGPHAVYARVRRVESNPLYQGMASSADVALVELEAPVPFTNYVLPVCLPDPSVIFETGMNCWVTGWGSPSEQDLLPKPRILQKLAVPIIDTPKCNLLYSKDTEFGYQPKTIKNDMLCAGFEEGKKDACKGDSGGPLVCLVGQSWLQAGVISWGEGCARQNRPGVYIRVTAHHNWIHRIIPKLQFQPARSGGQKRDTRGQETLEQSSAPSLAAHTILLVLPALLLHL, from the exons GGTCTCAGGGGGTCAAGGCAGCAACAG CCTGTGGGCAACCCAGGATGTTGAATCGAATGGTGGGCGGGCAGGACGCGCAGGAGGGCGAGTGGCCCTGGCAAGTCAGCATCCAGCGCAACGGAAGCCACTTCTGCGGGGGCAGCCTCATCGCGGAGCGGTGGGTCCTGACGGCCGCACACTGCTTCCCCAA CACCTCTGAGATGTCCCTGTACGAGGTCCTGCTGGGGGCAAGGCAGCTAGTGCAGCCGGGGCCACACGCTGTGTATGCCCGGGTGAGGCGGGTGGAGAGCAACCCCCTGTACCAGGGCATGGCGTCCAGCGCCGACGTGGCCCTGGTGGAGCTGGAGGCACCAGTGCCCTTCACCAATTACGTCCTCCCCGTGTGCCTGCCTGACCCCTCGGTGATCTTTGAGACGGGCATGAACTGCTGGGTCACTGGCTGGGGCAGCCCCAGTGAGCAAG ACCTCCTGCCCAAACCGCGGATCCTGCAGAAACTCGCTGTGCCCATCATCGACACGCCCAAGTGCAACCTGCTCTACAGCAAAGACACCGAGTTTGGCTACCAACCCAAAACCATCAAGAATGACATGCTGTGCGCCGGCTTCGAAGAGGGCAAGAAGGACGCCTGCAAG GGCGACTCGGGCGGCCCTCTGGTGTGCCTCGTGGGTCAGTCGTGGCTGCAGGCCGGGGTGATCAGCTGGGGTGAGGGCTGCGCCCGCCAGAACCGCCCAGGTGTCTACATCCGTGTCACCGCCCACCACAACTGGATCCATCGGATCATCCCCAAACTGCAGTTCCAGCCAGCGAGGTCGGGCGGCCAGAAGCGGGACACCCGGGGCCAGGAGACCCTTGAGCAGAGctctgcacccagcctggctgCCCACACCATCCTGCTGGTCCTCCCAGCGCTGCTGTTGCACCTGTGA
- the PRSS27 gene encoding serine protease 27 isoform X4 translates to MSLYEVLLGARQLVQPGPHAVYARVRRVESNPLYQGMASSADVALVELEAPVPFTNYVLPVCLPDPSVIFETGMNCWVTGWGSPSEQDLLPKPRILQKLAVPIIDTPKCNLLYSKDTEFGYQPKTIKNDMLCAGFEEGKKDACKGDSGGPLVCLVGQSWLQAGVISWGEGCARQNRPGVYIRVTAHHNWIHRIIPKLQFQPARSGGQKRDTRGQETLEQSSAPSLAAHTILLVLPALLLHL, encoded by the exons ATGTCCCTGTACGAGGTCCTGCTGGGGGCAAGGCAGCTAGTGCAGCCGGGGCCACACGCTGTGTATGCCCGGGTGAGGCGGGTGGAGAGCAACCCCCTGTACCAGGGCATGGCGTCCAGCGCCGACGTGGCCCTGGTGGAGCTGGAGGCACCAGTGCCCTTCACCAATTACGTCCTCCCCGTGTGCCTGCCTGACCCCTCGGTGATCTTTGAGACGGGCATGAACTGCTGGGTCACTGGCTGGGGCAGCCCCAGTGAGCAAG ACCTCCTGCCCAAACCGCGGATCCTGCAGAAACTCGCTGTGCCCATCATCGACACGCCCAAGTGCAACCTGCTCTACAGCAAAGACACCGAGTTTGGCTACCAACCCAAAACCATCAAGAATGACATGCTGTGCGCCGGCTTCGAAGAGGGCAAGAAGGACGCCTGCAAG GGCGACTCGGGCGGCCCTCTGGTGTGCCTCGTGGGTCAGTCGTGGCTGCAGGCCGGGGTGATCAGCTGGGGTGAGGGCTGCGCCCGCCAGAACCGCCCAGGTGTCTACATCCGTGTCACCGCCCACCACAACTGGATCCATCGGATCATCCCCAAACTGCAGTTCCAGCCAGCGAGGTCGGGCGGCCAGAAGCGGGACACCCGGGGCCAGGAGACCCTTGAGCAGAGctctgcacccagcctggctgCCCACACCATCCTGCTGGTCCTCCCAGCGCTGCTGTTGCACCTGTGA
- the PRSS27 gene encoding serine protease 27 isoform X2 gives MRWPVAVPLLLLLCFGSQGVKAATACGQPRMLNRMVGGQDAQEGEWPWQVSIQRNGSHFCGGSLIAERWVLTAAHCFPNTSEMSLYEVLLGARQLVQPGPHAVYARVRRVESNPLYQGMASSADVALVELEAPVPFTNYVLPVCLPDPSVIFETGMNCWVTGWGSPSEQDLLPKPRILQKLAVPIIDTPKCNLLYSKDTEFGYQPKTIKNDMLCAGFEEGKKDACKGDSGGPLVCLVGQSWLQAGVISWGEGCARQNRPGVYIRVTAHHNWIHRIIPKLQFQPARSGGQKRDTRGQETLEQSSAPSLAAHTILLVLPALLLHL, from the exons ATGAGGTGGCCCGTGGCGGTGccgctcctgctgctgctgtgttTTG GGTCTCAGGGGGTCAAGGCAGCAACAG CCTGTGGGCAACCCAGGATGTTGAATCGAATGGTGGGCGGGCAGGACGCGCAGGAGGGCGAGTGGCCCTGGCAAGTCAGCATCCAGCGCAACGGAAGCCACTTCTGCGGGGGCAGCCTCATCGCGGAGCGGTGGGTCCTGACGGCCGCACACTGCTTCCCCAA CACCTCTGAGATGTCCCTGTACGAGGTCCTGCTGGGGGCAAGGCAGCTAGTGCAGCCGGGGCCACACGCTGTGTATGCCCGGGTGAGGCGGGTGGAGAGCAACCCCCTGTACCAGGGCATGGCGTCCAGCGCCGACGTGGCCCTGGTGGAGCTGGAGGCACCAGTGCCCTTCACCAATTACGTCCTCCCCGTGTGCCTGCCTGACCCCTCGGTGATCTTTGAGACGGGCATGAACTGCTGGGTCACTGGCTGGGGCAGCCCCAGTGAGCAAG ACCTCCTGCCCAAACCGCGGATCCTGCAGAAACTCGCTGTGCCCATCATCGACACGCCCAAGTGCAACCTGCTCTACAGCAAAGACACCGAGTTTGGCTACCAACCCAAAACCATCAAGAATGACATGCTGTGCGCCGGCTTCGAAGAGGGCAAGAAGGACGCCTGCAAG GGCGACTCGGGCGGCCCTCTGGTGTGCCTCGTGGGTCAGTCGTGGCTGCAGGCCGGGGTGATCAGCTGGGGTGAGGGCTGCGCCCGCCAGAACCGCCCAGGTGTCTACATCCGTGTCACCGCCCACCACAACTGGATCCATCGGATCATCCCCAAACTGCAGTTCCAGCCAGCGAGGTCGGGCGGCCAGAAGCGGGACACCCGGGGCCAGGAGACCCTTGAGCAGAGctctgcacccagcctggctgCCCACACCATCCTGCTGGTCCTCCCAGCGCTGCTGTTGCACCTGTGA
- the PRSS27 gene encoding serine protease 27 isoform X3, which produces MLNRMVGGQDAQEGEWPWQVSIQRNGSHFCGGSLIAERWVLTAAHCFPNTSEMSLYEVLLGARQLVQPGPHAVYARVRRVESNPLYQGMASSADVALVELEAPVPFTNYVLPVCLPDPSVIFETGMNCWVTGWGSPSEQDLLPKPRILQKLAVPIIDTPKCNLLYSKDTEFGYQPKTIKNDMLCAGFEEGKKDACKGDSGGPLVCLVGQSWLQAGVISWGEGCARQNRPGVYIRVTAHHNWIHRIIPKLQFQPARSGGQKRDTRGQETLEQSSAPSLAAHTILLVLPALLLHL; this is translated from the exons ATGTTGAATCGAATGGTGGGCGGGCAGGACGCGCAGGAGGGCGAGTGGCCCTGGCAAGTCAGCATCCAGCGCAACGGAAGCCACTTCTGCGGGGGCAGCCTCATCGCGGAGCGGTGGGTCCTGACGGCCGCACACTGCTTCCCCAA CACCTCTGAGATGTCCCTGTACGAGGTCCTGCTGGGGGCAAGGCAGCTAGTGCAGCCGGGGCCACACGCTGTGTATGCCCGGGTGAGGCGGGTGGAGAGCAACCCCCTGTACCAGGGCATGGCGTCCAGCGCCGACGTGGCCCTGGTGGAGCTGGAGGCACCAGTGCCCTTCACCAATTACGTCCTCCCCGTGTGCCTGCCTGACCCCTCGGTGATCTTTGAGACGGGCATGAACTGCTGGGTCACTGGCTGGGGCAGCCCCAGTGAGCAAG ACCTCCTGCCCAAACCGCGGATCCTGCAGAAACTCGCTGTGCCCATCATCGACACGCCCAAGTGCAACCTGCTCTACAGCAAAGACACCGAGTTTGGCTACCAACCCAAAACCATCAAGAATGACATGCTGTGCGCCGGCTTCGAAGAGGGCAAGAAGGACGCCTGCAAG GGCGACTCGGGCGGCCCTCTGGTGTGCCTCGTGGGTCAGTCGTGGCTGCAGGCCGGGGTGATCAGCTGGGGTGAGGGCTGCGCCCGCCAGAACCGCCCAGGTGTCTACATCCGTGTCACCGCCCACCACAACTGGATCCATCGGATCATCCCCAAACTGCAGTTCCAGCCAGCGAGGTCGGGCGGCCAGAAGCGGGACACCCGGGGCCAGGAGACCCTTGAGCAGAGctctgcacccagcctggctgCCCACACCATCCTGCTGGTCCTCCCAGCGCTGCTGTTGCACCTGTGA